The following are encoded together in the Planococcus antarcticus DSM 14505 genome:
- a CDS encoding anti-sigma regulatory factor, whose protein sequence is MSDQSSVEILTEWDIVAARQLGRNVAKELGFGTVDQARITTAISELARNIYLYAGKGRIEIQQLTENGIKGILIIAADSGPGIPDIRKVMEDGFTTSGGLGAGLPGVKRLMDDFKIETILGEGTDIRATKWLR, encoded by the coding sequence ATGAGCGACCAGTCCTCGGTGGAAATTTTGACAGAATGGGATATTGTTGCTGCAAGACAACTCGGACGCAATGTGGCGAAAGAGCTTGGCTTTGGTACAGTTGACCAGGCCCGTATTACGACGGCCATCAGCGAGCTTGCTCGCAATATTTATTTATATGCCGGCAAAGGCAGAATTGAAATTCAGCAATTAACTGAAAATGGCATCAAAGGGATTTTAATTATTGCTGCAGACAGTGGTCCTGGAATACCAGATATTCGCAAAGTGATGGAAGATGGCTTTACGACTTCTGGTGGATTAGGAGCGGGACTTCCAGGAGTCAAGCGGTTGATGGATGATTTTAAAATCGAAACAATTTTAGGCGAAGGTACAGATATAAGAGCTACCAAGTGGCTTCGTTAG
- a CDS encoding PP2C family serine/threonine-protein phosphatase: MEKIQHSFVNAFIFNEAKKGNFESGDSYHTVLTDDYFICSVADGLGSGPVARESSQVIPEILREYHHETIDQLMYRFNGLMLQKRGAAVAIFKVDFNKKTLEYSCVGNIRFYLYRKATDEIIYPLPVMGYLSGRPQKLRTQLYTYEENDLFLIHSDGVDLRNPKAMMRKAAVPEQLYRDILASIQTGDDATFIAGSLLK, encoded by the coding sequence GTGGAGAAAATTCAGCATAGTTTCGTAAATGCTTTTATTTTCAACGAAGCAAAAAAAGGGAATTTTGAATCCGGCGACAGCTATCACACTGTGTTGACGGACGATTATTTCATTTGCTCTGTAGCCGATGGATTGGGAAGTGGTCCTGTGGCGCGTGAATCGTCTCAAGTCATTCCCGAAATTTTACGAGAATATCACCATGAAACAATTGATCAATTAATGTATCGCTTTAACGGATTGATGCTCCAAAAACGCGGGGCTGCCGTAGCCATCTTTAAAGTCGACTTTAATAAAAAAACGCTTGAATACAGTTGTGTCGGCAATATCCGATTTTACCTATACCGCAAAGCGACAGATGAGATCATCTATCCGCTGCCGGTAATGGGATATCTGTCAGGACGACCGCAGAAATTGCGCACTCAGCTTTACACATACGAGGAAAACGATTTGTTCCTGATTCATTCCGATGGAGTGGATTTAAGGAATCCGAAAGCCATGATGCGTAAAGCTGCAGTTCCCGAGCAATTATACCGTGACATCTTGGCATCTATTCAAACGGGTGACGATGCAACATTTATAGCAGGAAGCCTTCTCAAATGA
- a CDS encoding PP2C family protein-serine/threonine phosphatase yields MVQEIENQYKEILNEYMKKQTEQNLYVGQNFSRQLILENIAPEDVISMHKVAIQELYGELPDVVWHSFDFLIEMMINYGLALQERQSLLKQQEELKVEMDLAANVQETLLKTKLPLLEGLDIGLLSIPARKMNGDYIYFVSDHDGYAGVAIADVIGKGLPAALCMSMIKFGMDSLNSSHALPKDVLSVINRIVEKSVDDSMFVSMFYSNYDSKQARLTYGSAGHEPAIMYRSKDKEFVELHAKGLLLGVSPAAVYEEHTVDLEKGDLVIMMTDGVTEGRNDEGFIEREVIFELVEQKKNESAQTIVQYVYDELERMQNAQFQDDFTLVIYKKV; encoded by the coding sequence ATGGTTCAAGAAATTGAGAATCAATATAAAGAGATTCTAAATGAATACATGAAAAAACAGACGGAACAGAATTTGTATGTCGGCCAAAATTTCAGTCGGCAGCTTATTCTGGAAAATATTGCTCCAGAAGACGTCATCAGCATGCACAAAGTGGCAATACAAGAGCTTTATGGTGAGTTGCCGGATGTCGTATGGCATTCTTTTGATTTTCTGATTGAAATGATGATCAATTATGGGTTGGCACTTCAGGAACGGCAAAGCCTCTTAAAGCAGCAAGAAGAGCTGAAAGTGGAAATGGATTTGGCTGCGAATGTTCAGGAAACGTTGCTAAAAACTAAATTGCCTTTACTTGAAGGTTTGGATATCGGTCTTCTGTCTATTCCTGCGCGAAAAATGAACGGAGATTATATTTACTTTGTCAGTGATCATGATGGTTATGCTGGGGTGGCTATTGCAGATGTAATTGGCAAAGGCCTTCCGGCTGCTCTTTGCATGTCCATGATTAAATTCGGCATGGACAGTTTGAATAGTTCACATGCGCTGCCAAAAGACGTATTGAGCGTTATCAACCGGATTGTTGAGAAAAGTGTTGATGATTCGATGTTCGTTTCCATGTTCTACAGCAATTACGACTCTAAGCAAGCGCGATTGACTTATGGCTCGGCAGGACACGAACCGGCTATCATGTATCGCTCCAAAGACAAGGAGTTTGTTGAGCTGCACGCAAAAGGTCTGTTGCTGGGCGTCTCTCCGGCGGCTGTCTATGAAGAACATACGGTTGATTTGGAAAAAGGCGACTTGGTGATCATGATGACAGATGGCGTAACAGAAGGCCGGAACGACGAAGGCTTTATTGAGCGTGAAGTTATTTTTGAATTGGTTGAACAGAAAAAAAACGAGTCTGCACAAACGATTGTACAATACGTTTATGATGAGCTTGAACGTATGCAAAACGCACAGTTTCAGGATGATTTTACACTAGTGATCTATAAAAAAGTGTAA
- the sigB gene encoding RNA polymerase sigma factor SigB codes for MSKQSHPNQPTKEQVLEWIEAYQKTEDEEAQTNLVLNYKRLVESIARKYSNGKSYHEDIAQVGMLGLLGAIRRYDPSFGRSFEAFAVPTIIGEIKRFLRDKTWAIHVPRRIKELGPRIKATVEVLTTELQRSPQVWEIAEYLDVEEDDVLEAMEMGKSYQALSMDHSLEADSDGSTVTLFDVVGQEDDGYEKADQRMLVAEAMNVLSEREKQIIQFTYIEQLSQKEAGDKLGISQMHVSRLQRKAIKKLQEAILAAGGVS; via the coding sequence ATGTCGAAACAGTCTCATCCTAACCAGCCTACTAAAGAGCAGGTGCTTGAGTGGATTGAAGCTTATCAAAAGACAGAAGATGAAGAAGCCCAGACAAATTTAGTGTTGAATTATAAGCGTCTTGTTGAATCCATTGCGCGAAAATACTCTAATGGTAAATCTTACCACGAAGACATCGCGCAAGTAGGCATGTTGGGACTTTTAGGAGCCATTAGGCGCTATGATCCTTCATTCGGTCGTAGCTTCGAGGCTTTCGCCGTGCCTACAATTATCGGCGAAATCAAACGCTTTTTGCGCGATAAAACTTGGGCAATCCATGTTCCGCGGCGCATAAAGGAATTGGGGCCACGTATCAAAGCGACGGTGGAAGTGCTGACAACAGAGCTTCAGCGTTCACCGCAAGTGTGGGAAATCGCCGAATATCTGGATGTTGAAGAAGACGATGTTCTGGAAGCAATGGAAATGGGCAAAAGCTATCAGGCACTTTCAATGGACCACTCTTTAGAGGCGGATTCAGACGGCAGTACAGTTACATTATTTGACGTAGTCGGACAAGAAGATGATGGATACGAGAAAGCGGATCAGCGGATGCTTGTAGCTGAAGCGATGAATGTGCTTTCTGAACGAGAAAAGCAGATCATCCAATTCACTTACATAGAGCAGCTGAGCCAAAAAGAAGCCGGAGACAAACTCGGTATTTCTCAAATGCATGTTTCCCGTTTGCAAAGAAAAGCCATTAAAAAACTTCAGGAAGCTATTCTCGCGGCCGGTGGGGTTTCGTAG
- a CDS encoding anti-sigma factor antagonist, which produces MNIQVDLTESNNVLKGFVHGEIDAHTAPVLREKLEAYQNHQGLKAELDLSDVDYMDSTGLGVFVAFYKSVNANGGHVKLKGLSARLKRLFDITGLGDIMDIESAAKEGN; this is translated from the coding sequence ATGAATATTCAAGTAGACTTAACGGAGTCGAACAATGTCCTGAAGGGCTTTGTGCACGGGGAAATCGATGCACATACCGCACCGGTTCTACGTGAAAAATTAGAAGCTTATCAGAATCACCAAGGTTTAAAGGCAGAGTTGGATCTTTCCGACGTTGATTATATGGATAGTACAGGATTGGGAGTTTTCGTAGCTTTTTACAAGTCGGTCAATGCAAATGGTGGCCATGTGAAGTTAAAAGGACTCTCTGCACGATTAAAACGGCTTTTCGATATCACAGGTTTAGGCGATATTATGGATATCGAATCCGCCGCGAAGGAGGGTAACTGA
- a CDS encoding SprT family protein: MTNEELTGLIKEISLAIFHKSFRHEGLFNSRLRTTGGRYLLRSHNIEINPSSYEKFGYVELEGIIKHELCHYHLHIEGRGYKHRDRDFRELLEETGAPRFCSMLENKTKRGSAKSYVYQCVACKTNYTRKIRMNAERYRCGRCSGKLAAQ, from the coding sequence ATGACGAACGAAGAACTAACAGGACTGATCAAGGAGATTTCACTGGCAATATTTCATAAGTCGTTCCGCCATGAAGGTCTTTTCAATTCTCGGTTGCGAACCACAGGAGGCAGATACTTGTTGCGTTCCCACAATATTGAAATCAATCCAAGCTCCTACGAGAAGTTTGGCTATGTTGAACTCGAAGGCATCATCAAACACGAACTCTGTCATTATCATCTTCATATAGAAGGTAGGGGATATAAACATCGCGACAGGGACTTTAGAGAATTGCTGGAAGAAACAGGAGCGCCGCGTTTTTGTTCGATGCTGGAAAATAAAACAAAACGAGGCTCAGCTAAGTCATATGTCTATCAATGCGTAGCATGCAAAACGAATTACACACGCAAGATCCGGATGAATGCGGAGCGATACAGATGCGGCCGGTGCTCAGGGAAACTGGCTGCACAATAA
- a CDS encoding type II toxin-antitoxin system PemK/MazF family toxin: MIVKRGDVFFAELSPVVGSEQGGTRPVLVIQNDIGNRFSPTVIIAAITAQIQKAKLPTHVEINAKRYGFERDSVILLEQLRTIDKSRLTDKITQLDDTLMEKVDEALEISVGLVKF; this comes from the coding sequence TTGATTGTAAAACGCGGGGATGTTTTTTTTGCAGAATTATCACCGGTCGTCGGGTCTGAGCAAGGTGGGACCCGTCCTGTCCTGGTGATTCAAAATGATATAGGCAATCGTTTCAGTCCTACTGTAATCATTGCTGCAATTACAGCGCAGATTCAAAAAGCTAAATTGCCGACTCATGTGGAGATCAACGCCAAGAGGTATGGCTTTGAGCGTGATTCAGTTATTCTGCTTGAACAATTGCGGACCATTGACAAGTCTCGACTGACCGATAAAATCACTCAACTTGATGACACGTTGATGGAAAAAGTGGACGAAGCATTGGAAATTAGCGTTGGCCTCGTGAAATTTTGA
- the rsbW gene encoding anti-sigma B factor RsbW: protein MRPFDYVEMRVPAKSQYVGVARLTISGLASRIGFSFDDIEDLKIASSEAVTNAVQHAYAEGEEGEVVIGCALYEDKIEIMVADHGQSFNFEETKAKVGPYHDQEEGAFLREGGLGLYLIETLMDEVKVHHQEGVTIFMTKHVEGEQVEKDVETVSS from the coding sequence ATGCGCCCTTTCGATTATGTGGAAATGAGAGTTCCTGCTAAATCCCAATACGTAGGTGTTGCAAGACTGACCATTTCGGGTCTGGCAAGCCGTATCGGTTTTTCGTTTGACGATATAGAGGATTTGAAAATCGCTTCAAGTGAAGCGGTGACCAATGCAGTTCAACACGCTTACGCAGAAGGTGAAGAAGGCGAAGTCGTCATCGGTTGTGCACTGTATGAAGATAAGATTGAAATTATGGTAGCAGACCACGGCCAAAGCTTCAATTTTGAAGAAACTAAGGCAAAAGTAGGTCCTTACCACGATCAAGAAGAAGGTGCTTTTCTTCGTGAAGGAGGTCTCGGCTTGTATTTAATTGAAACATTAATGGATGAAGTCAAAGTTCACCATCAAGAAGGAGTAACAATCTTCATGACAAAGCATGTTGAAGGAGAGCAGGTGGAGAAGGATGTCGAAACAGTCTCATCCTAA
- a CDS encoding STAS domain-containing protein: MNFRIPILKLRDTLIVSIQWELDDQTALQFQEDLLAKLHETSARGVVIDLTSIDFIDSFIAKVLGDVISMSSLMGARVVITGIQPAVAITLIELGIRLEDVMTALDLENGLDKLQLELEA; encoded by the coding sequence ATGAATTTTAGAATTCCAATTTTAAAGTTAAGAGACACATTAATTGTTTCGATCCAGTGGGAACTTGATGACCAGACAGCCCTTCAATTCCAGGAGGATTTATTGGCAAAGCTGCACGAAACAAGTGCACGCGGCGTCGTGATTGATTTGACGTCTATTGATTTTATCGACTCATTTATTGCGAAAGTTCTGGGGGACGTCATCAGCATGTCAAGCCTGATGGGGGCCAGAGTAGTCATTACCGGCATCCAACCAGCAGTTGCTATCACTTTGATCGAGTTGGGAATTCGACTTGAAGATGTTATGACAGCACTAGATCTAGAAAATGGTTTGGATAAACTTCAATTGGAATTGGAGGCTTAA
- a CDS encoding RsbT co-antagonist protein RsbRA has product MNNQMAQHIQGNLTEIISQWQEKMKSEQNERSFQVMPQELMNQTSHEFAELMISNLLESHQAYESQLNDFAEKVVRIGWSVTFVTKAIGNFAEIVYESMSNEGVIHEGNIAAYVKEFSNWISPIRESTIQAYAKTWERTVSLQKIALQELSASLIPVFEKVSVMPLVGTIDTERAKLIMENLLEGVVKHRAEVVLLDITGVPVVDTMVAHHIIQAADAVRLVGAKCMLVGIRPEIAQTIVTLGINLNDFTTTSTLQRGVEQALAWTNRKIVEVED; this is encoded by the coding sequence ATGAATAACCAGATGGCTCAACATATACAGGGCAACTTAACCGAAATCATTTCGCAATGGCAGGAAAAAATGAAGAGCGAGCAAAATGAACGTTCTTTTCAGGTGATGCCTCAAGAATTGATGAATCAAACCAGCCATGAGTTCGCGGAGTTGATGATTTCAAATTTACTTGAAAGCCATCAAGCCTATGAAAGCCAATTGAATGATTTTGCTGAAAAAGTGGTTCGCATCGGATGGTCCGTTACGTTCGTGACAAAAGCAATTGGTAATTTTGCTGAAATTGTTTATGAAAGTATGAGCAATGAAGGAGTTATTCATGAAGGCAATATTGCTGCTTATGTAAAGGAATTCAGTAATTGGATATCACCAATTCGTGAGAGCACGATTCAGGCATACGCCAAAACATGGGAGCGTACCGTCAGCTTGCAAAAGATTGCCCTGCAGGAACTCTCAGCATCACTTATTCCTGTCTTCGAAAAGGTATCAGTTATGCCATTAGTCGGAACAATCGATACAGAGCGAGCAAAATTGATTATGGAGAATTTGCTAGAAGGTGTCGTAAAGCATCGGGCAGAAGTCGTATTGCTCGATATTACCGGTGTTCCTGTAGTGGATACAATGGTCGCTCATCACATTATCCAAGCTGCAGATGCTGTCCGTCTGGTCGGAGCAAAGTGCATGCTCGTCGGAATTCGTCCCGAAATTGCCCAGACAATCGTTACGCTCGGCATTAATTTGAATGATTTTACAACAACAAGCACTTTGCAGCGAGGCGTGGAACAGGCATTGGCTTGGACAAATCGGAAAATTGTGGAGGTTGAAGACTGA
- a CDS encoding Tex family protein, with the protein MEMQQIHALIAKETSVRNNQVAQVIALIEDSNTVPFIARYRKEATGSLDEVQIKAIDDRYTYIQNLEQRKIEVIRSISEQEKLTDELEKTIHNATVLQRVEDLYRPYKQKRRTKATIAKEKGLQSLADWLMEPGNEKLSDKALLFVNEESGVASAEEAIQGAQDILAELFADDPDIREKTRYMTRKDGTIATVAKKNHEDEKQVFQMYYEYEEAIQKIVPHRILAINRGEKEDVLKVSINPPVDRIVTLMKNKWMKQARSTSEVVAIAIEDSYKRLIQPSVEREIRTELSEKGETQAIHIFSENLRNLLLQPPMKNKMVLGVDPAYRTGCKLAVIDETGKMLEVAVIYPHPPKSDQAGSKKIMERLTAKYPIEIMAIGNGTASRETEQFVADFLSETSADISYVIVNEAGASVYSASDIARAEFPDLKVEERSAASIARRLQDPLSELVKIDPKAVGVGQYQHDVSQKKLADQLTFVVETAVNQVGVNVNSASSSLLQYVAGLSKTVAENVIKVRDENGRFTSRVQLKKIPRLGAKTYEQAIGFLRIPEGKNSLDATGIHPESYDIAEKLLKLVGEDKKSVGKTGVSEKLETLELSGLSETWGVGEITLKDIVDALKKPFRDPRDEFPQPLLKNDILKMEDLLPGMEVQGTVRNVVDFGAFVDIGVKQDGLVHISKLKKGFVKHPLEVVAVGDIVTAWVEKVEKDKGRIALTMLQPKEQTL; encoded by the coding sequence ATGGAAATGCAGCAGATACACGCTTTGATTGCTAAAGAAACTAGCGTGAGGAACAACCAGGTCGCGCAAGTCATCGCATTGATTGAAGATAGCAATACCGTGCCTTTTATCGCACGTTACCGAAAAGAAGCAACCGGATCTTTGGATGAAGTCCAGATCAAAGCAATTGATGACCGGTATACATACATTCAGAATTTAGAGCAACGGAAAATAGAAGTGATTCGTTCTATCTCGGAACAGGAAAAGTTGACAGATGAACTTGAAAAGACAATTCACAATGCCACGGTCCTGCAGCGTGTCGAAGATTTATACCGGCCATACAAGCAGAAGCGCCGTACTAAAGCGACCATCGCGAAAGAAAAAGGCCTGCAGTCATTGGCGGATTGGCTAATGGAGCCTGGCAATGAAAAATTATCCGATAAAGCGCTGCTATTTGTAAACGAAGAATCGGGTGTCGCGTCAGCAGAAGAAGCAATTCAAGGAGCACAGGATATTTTGGCAGAACTATTTGCGGATGATCCGGATATCCGTGAAAAAACCCGCTACATGACACGTAAAGACGGAACAATTGCTACTGTTGCCAAGAAAAATCACGAGGACGAGAAGCAAGTCTTCCAAATGTATTATGAATACGAAGAAGCCATTCAGAAAATTGTGCCGCATCGTATTTTGGCCATTAACCGCGGGGAAAAAGAAGATGTCTTGAAAGTTTCCATCAATCCACCGGTCGACCGCATCGTAACATTGATGAAAAACAAATGGATGAAACAGGCGCGTTCGACAAGCGAAGTGGTCGCTATAGCTATTGAAGACAGCTATAAGCGGTTGATTCAACCGTCAGTTGAGCGGGAAATCCGAACTGAATTGAGTGAAAAAGGAGAAACTCAAGCTATCCACATCTTTTCCGAAAACCTGCGGAATCTACTATTGCAACCACCGATGAAAAACAAAATGGTATTGGGTGTCGACCCGGCTTATCGGACAGGATGCAAGCTGGCAGTCATCGACGAGACAGGTAAAATGCTGGAAGTTGCAGTCATTTATCCGCACCCACCTAAATCAGATCAAGCCGGCTCGAAGAAAATCATGGAACGTTTGACGGCCAAATACCCGATTGAGATCATGGCAATCGGCAACGGTACCGCGTCGCGCGAGACCGAACAGTTTGTTGCGGACTTCCTGTCAGAAACTTCAGCGGACATTTCGTATGTTATCGTCAATGAAGCGGGTGCCAGTGTCTATTCGGCATCTGATATCGCACGTGCCGAGTTCCCAGATCTGAAAGTTGAGGAGCGAAGTGCGGCATCGATTGCACGCCGTCTGCAGGATCCATTATCTGAACTGGTGAAAATCGATCCGAAAGCGGTCGGTGTTGGACAGTATCAGCATGACGTCTCTCAGAAGAAGCTAGCAGATCAGCTGACCTTTGTCGTAGAGACAGCCGTTAACCAGGTTGGTGTCAACGTCAATTCGGCATCTTCTTCTTTATTGCAATACGTGGCTGGCTTAAGCAAAACCGTAGCAGAAAATGTCATCAAGGTCCGCGATGAGAATGGCCGCTTTACTTCACGTGTCCAGCTGAAAAAGATTCCGCGTTTAGGAGCAAAAACCTATGAACAGGCGATTGGATTCTTACGGATTCCAGAAGGCAAGAATTCACTCGACGCAACAGGGATTCATCCGGAGAGCTATGACATAGCGGAAAAGCTATTGAAGCTAGTGGGCGAAGACAAAAAATCTGTCGGAAAAACAGGCGTCTCCGAAAAATTAGAGACGCTAGAGTTATCTGGGTTAAGCGAGACGTGGGGCGTCGGGGAAATCACTTTAAAAGATATTGTGGATGCACTAAAGAAACCGTTCCGTGATCCACGCGATGAATTCCCACAACCTCTGTTGAAGAACGATATTTTGAAGATGGAAGATCTGCTGCCAGGCATGGAAGTTCAGGGAACTGTCCGTAATGTCGTCGATTTCGGCGCATTCGTTGATATTGGTGTAAAGCAGGATGGCTTGGTACACATCTCGAAATTGAAAAAAGGTTTTGTGAAGCATCCGCTGGAAGTGGTAGCGGTCGGAGACATTGTCACGGCTTGGGTGGAAAAAGTGGAAAAAGACAAAGGGCGCATTGCCTTAACGATGCTACAGCCGAAAGAGCAAACTCTTTAA